A single region of the Oenococcus kitaharae DSM 17330 genome encodes:
- a CDS encoding lipopolysaccharide biosynthesis protein, protein MVASLTQMATILLRFVVQTTFIHELGLRYLGVNGLFNNILALLSFSELGLGSAIIFSMYRPLAEDQRNEIAALMSFYRKAYAFIAAIVSMLGLIILPFIGLLIKHGSVPYIRIYFCLFLANTVVSYLFAYKRSILTADQKDYVNLANQFIFMLFQSIVQVVILLVWKNYFLFLIILVTCTFLSNLVISLQVDRRYPYLNNLSGVKLPKSDLDDIVHNTMGLIGSQIGGIIVFGTDNLLISSFLGLVSVGLYTNYSLITNALGGILNKAVGAATASLGNLTVNGSKEHVYQIFQRYVFLNFSLTFFVVSMLASCLDPFIKVWIGSRYLLSATTVFVIIINFAINQMRQPAGNFIAAYGLYRKIGWKSIIEAFFNLLLSVFFIAVLKLGIAGTLLGTILTNLLINAWWEPGLVLKYGIGKKFSPYLKDYLVYMLVLCLSLTFNFYLSTVLDWRGFAGLFLIAIVSLTADIFIFVLLFWHKKEFVFLWELLMRLLKKI, encoded by the coding sequence GTGGTTGCAAGCCTGACTCAGATGGCAACGATTTTATTGAGATTTGTGGTTCAAACTACTTTTATTCATGAACTAGGGCTAAGGTATCTAGGTGTAAATGGATTATTTAATAATATTTTGGCGTTACTCTCGTTTAGTGAACTAGGCTTGGGTTCGGCGATTATTTTCTCGATGTATCGGCCACTAGCAGAAGACCAACGAAATGAAATTGCAGCCTTAATGAGTTTTTATCGGAAGGCCTATGCTTTCATCGCGGCCATAGTTAGCATGCTCGGACTGATCATTCTGCCCTTTATTGGCTTGTTGATTAAGCATGGGTCAGTGCCATATATTAGAATCTATTTTTGCCTCTTTTTAGCTAATACAGTTGTCAGCTATCTATTTGCTTACAAGAGGTCTATTCTGACGGCTGATCAAAAAGATTATGTGAATTTAGCCAATCAGTTTATATTCATGTTATTCCAGTCAATTGTGCAAGTCGTGATTCTTCTCGTCTGGAAAAATTATTTTCTTTTTTTGATAATTCTGGTAACTTGTACATTTTTGTCCAATTTGGTTATTTCTCTGCAGGTGGATCGTAGATATCCATATTTAAATAATTTATCCGGGGTTAAACTCCCTAAAAGCGATTTAGATGATATTGTGCATAACACCATGGGTCTGATCGGATCTCAGATAGGCGGCATTATTGTTTTTGGAACTGACAACCTTTTGATTTCTAGCTTTCTAGGCTTGGTATCGGTTGGTTTATATACTAATTACTCACTTATCACTAATGCACTCGGCGGTATTTTAAATAAAGCGGTCGGTGCAGCCACGGCAAGTTTGGGTAATTTAACTGTGAATGGGTCAAAGGAACATGTTTACCAAATCTTCCAACGCTACGTGTTCCTAAATTTTTCCTTGACATTTTTTGTCGTTTCGATGTTGGCAAGTTGTCTTGACCCATTTATTAAAGTTTGGATTGGCAGCCGATACCTGTTGTCTGCAACTACAGTTTTTGTAATTATTATCAATTTTGCAATCAATCAGATGCGGCAGCCAGCAGGTAATTTCATTGCGGCATATGGCTTGTATCGTAAAATTGGTTGGAAATCTATCATTGAAGCTTTCTTTAACTTATTGCTCTCAGTATTTTTTATTGCTGTGTTGAAATTGGGTATTGCAGGTACACTTTTAGGCACAATCCTGACCAATCTGCTAATTAATGCTTGGTGGGAGCCGGGTCTCGTCTTGAAATATGGTATCGGAAAGAAATTTAGCCCATATCTCAAAGATTACCTCGTTTATATGTTGGTTCTATGTTTGAGTTTGACATTTAATTTTTATCTATCCACCGTTTTGGATTGGCGTGGCTTTGCTGGTTTGTTCTTGATTGCGATTGTTTCCTTGACGGCTGATATTTTTATTTTTGTGCTGCTCTTTTGGCACAAAAAGGAGTTTGTTTTTTTGTGGGAACTGCTGATGCGATTACTAAAGAAAATCTAG
- a CDS encoding AbiH family protein encodes MVETTYVIGNGFDLHLGLKTSYKDFYEYLDEQINEGKFEDNGLIKDIEDSIKDIRFHGDPNKPEKLDPEKERPLVNWANLEAGIKEDLQRLAQSEITHEVLSTRIDDFFYDLSKCLSQYLHSQNDLVHLNVSGSQATEGILAPFRNLASGDRDDLFNSIIKGNSEITDPNIKGHFEINFVNFNYTNTLDQYVSQVANIDDSDFKRVTYGSKIAAVNKKILHPNGTFDETSIVGVGRAEDIPKELSLEDYQIDYLSKLNFARNRHDGRVDETFKRLKDSDVTIIYGMSIGESDAVYFDKIIEGMIANPHKHVIIVRLPA; translated from the coding sequence TTGGTAGAAACGACTTACGTGATAGGGAATGGTTTTGATCTTCATTTAGGACTCAAAACGAGTTATAAAGATTTTTACGAATATTTAGATGAGCAAATTAATGAAGGAAAATTTGAAGATAATGGTCTAATAAAAGATATAGAAGATAGTATCAAAGATATACGTTTTCATGGTGATCCTAATAAACCAGAAAAGCTTGATCCTGAAAAAGAAAGGCCCTTGGTCAACTGGGCCAATTTAGAAGCAGGTATCAAAGAAGATCTTCAGAGATTAGCACAGAGTGAAATTACTCATGAAGTACTGTCTACAAGAATAGATGATTTCTTTTATGACCTTTCAAAATGTTTAAGTCAGTATTTACACAGCCAAAATGATCTAGTTCATTTGAATGTTAGTGGCAGTCAAGCGACTGAAGGTATTTTAGCGCCATTTCGGAACCTCGCATCAGGGGATCGCGATGATTTGTTTAACTCAATCATAAAAGGAAATTCAGAAATAACAGACCCAAATATTAAAGGACACTTTGAGATAAATTTTGTGAATTTCAATTACACTAATACTTTGGATCAATATGTATCTCAGGTTGCTAATATTGATGATTCTGACTTCAAAAGGGTTACTTATGGAAGCAAAATAGCCGCTGTAAATAAAAAAATTCTTCACCCTAACGGCACTTTTGATGAAACATCTATCGTTGGTGTTGGTAGGGCGGAAGATATTCCCAAGGAATTAAGTTTAGAAGACTATCAGATAGACTATCTCTCTAAACTTAATTTCGCACGGAACAGGCATGATGGCAGAGTCGATGAAACTTTTAAAAGACTCAAAGATTCGGATGTTACCATCATTTACGGTATGTCTATAGGTGAAAGTGATGCGGTCTATTTTGACAAAATAATCGAAGGGATGATAGCCAACCCGCATAAGCACGTTATTATCGTTCGATTACCTGCCTAG
- a CDS encoding glycosyltransferase family 39 protein, which produces MKLKRDTLFRIANIGCILIFLLLCIFNSQIKYVWNDESFTLSMIPHSYLSIINFTAKDVHPFLYYWIAKFLSFSTTNIYALIAIERLVSLLPYLLLLLISFTYIKRFWGQTVSLIFSVSVLLMPGILQYGEQIRMYSWAILFVTCAFLNALIILKQGSRNRFWVGLTVFSILAAYTHYYALLDVIFIYFIFLLCWRNQGFKFWKYLLSVVVDLLVYLPWIPAFLHQVSGVSADYWIGKFGPKRIVEFVLFPFTLINSIPGYLVAALLFLIIVAGLFVFLKEHRTHGNNCEIQYFETLGGILPTLLVILAGTLISYVDRPILISRYLVPGLGIFWFSISILISKTDHENLKKILLIAVFCLGTLNSVVYMRRMLIDNQSFQTCNNFFRGVNKKTILIYDHPVTVSVCSYYLKNQNFVLENKNHDNGLGIYKAVYPNIAEISAQRIKKILKSKPTYFIETNYNSNSLHKSRDERKLLKYVKKHFMLKKQGQYQLPLDGNFNVYRVSKKSK; this is translated from the coding sequence ATGAAATTGAAGAGGGACACACTATTTAGGATTGCAAATATTGGATGTATATTAATCTTTTTGTTGCTGTGTATTTTTAATTCACAAATTAAATATGTTTGGAACGATGAGTCTTTCACATTGTCGATGATACCCCACTCATATCTGTCGATAATAAATTTCACAGCCAAAGATGTTCACCCCTTTTTGTATTATTGGATAGCTAAATTTTTAAGTTTTAGTACAACAAACATTTATGCATTAATAGCTATTGAGCGTCTCGTATCCTTGCTCCCGTATTTACTTTTACTTTTAATTTCGTTTACTTATATTAAGCGGTTTTGGGGACAAACTGTTTCATTGATTTTTAGCGTAAGCGTTCTTTTGATGCCCGGGATTTTACAATACGGGGAACAAATTCGTATGTATAGTTGGGCGATTCTGTTTGTTACCTGTGCCTTTTTAAATGCATTGATCATATTGAAACAGGGTTCGCGAAACCGCTTCTGGGTTGGCTTGACTGTATTTTCCATTCTGGCTGCATATACGCATTACTACGCTCTTTTAGATGTGATTTTTATTTATTTTATATTCCTGTTATGTTGGAGAAATCAGGGATTCAAATTTTGGAAATATTTATTGAGTGTTGTAGTTGATCTATTGGTTTATTTGCCTTGGATTCCGGCTTTCCTGCACCAAGTGTCAGGAGTAAGTGCAGATTATTGGATAGGAAAATTTGGCCCGAAACGAATCGTTGAATTCGTACTATTTCCTTTTACGTTAATCAATTCGATACCGGGATATTTGGTAGCTGCCTTGCTATTCTTAATCATTGTTGCTGGGCTGTTTGTTTTTCTAAAAGAACATCGTACTCACGGAAATAATTGTGAAATTCAATATTTTGAAACGCTTGGAGGTATACTTCCCACTTTGTTGGTCATTTTAGCTGGCACGCTGATTTCTTATGTAGATCGTCCAATATTGATTAGTCGGTATCTTGTGCCAGGGCTCGGCATATTTTGGTTTAGCATCTCTATTTTGATATCGAAAACGGATCATGAGAATTTAAAAAAAATTCTATTAATTGCCGTGTTTTGCCTAGGCACACTGAATTCTGTTGTTTATATGAGACGCATGCTTATAGATAATCAGAGTTTTCAGACGTGCAACAATTTCTTTAGGGGGGTAAATAAAAAAACTATTTTGATTTACGATCACCCTGTGACGGTATCAGTTTGTTCTTACTATTTGAAGAACCAAAATTTTGTTTTAGAAAATAAAAATCATGATAATGGGTTGGGCATTTATAAAGCTGTGTATCCAAATATTGCTGAGATAAGCGCTCAGCGTATCAAAAAAATATTGAAATCCAAACCCACCTATTTTATTGAGACAAATTACAATTCTAATTCACTTCATAAGAGCCGAGACGAACGCAAACTCCTGAAATATGTGAAGAAACATTTTATGCTAAAAAAGCAAGGCCAGTATCAGTTACCATTGGATGGTAATTTTAATGTGTATCGCGTTTCTAAAAAATCTAAATAA
- a CDS encoding glycosyltransferase family 2 protein, giving the protein MQVKYSIIVPHKNDFNNLKRLVHSIQSLEDSEIIVVDDHSSVTVKDNLNSLGDQFSNVIIENCTAQGAGAARNYGISLARGKWLIFADSDDCFDEQASQILPKFFESDSDVVYFRPKVEVVKRNDYRLFLRRLFDQYFSNPIMANEWSIRLNFDVPWSKMIKRKYIKENGFGFSRFLKQEDTMFSEMVGINAHFVQISKYSIYKVVDRASSTSHKVGKNFFESQIDAIIASYVYKENNVSDNRLIKSDKIHFHEPLYAVLWSFKHYRNWSYSLDVYSKFKKRDIPVFTFRAYKSLIQRYASYDA; this is encoded by the coding sequence ATGCAAGTTAAATACTCAATAATCGTTCCACACAAAAATGATTTCAATAATTTAAAAAGGCTAGTTCATTCTATCCAAAGTCTTGAAGATTCTGAAATTATAGTGGTGGATGATCATTCGTCTGTGACAGTAAAAGACAACCTGAATAGTTTAGGAGATCAGTTTTCCAATGTGATCATTGAAAATTGTACCGCTCAAGGCGCTGGTGCTGCGAGAAATTATGGCATATCTTTAGCTCGAGGGAAATGGCTAATTTTTGCTGACTCTGATGATTGTTTTGATGAACAGGCTAGCCAAATATTACCGAAGTTTTTTGAAAGTGATTCCGATGTGGTATATTTTCGCCCAAAAGTTGAAGTTGTAAAGCGCAATGATTATCGGCTATTTCTCAGAAGATTGTTTGACCAATATTTTTCAAATCCTATCATGGCCAACGAGTGGAGCATTAGACTAAATTTCGATGTACCTTGGTCAAAAATGATAAAAAGAAAATATATCAAAGAAAACGGTTTTGGTTTCTCACGATTTTTAAAACAAGAAGATACGATGTTTTCGGAAATGGTTGGCATTAATGCTCATTTTGTTCAGATATCGAAGTATTCAATTTACAAGGTCGTTGACAGGGCTTCTTCCACGTCACACAAAGTAGGAAAGAATTTTTTTGAATCTCAAATTGACGCTATAATTGCGTCTTATGTCTATAAAGAAAATAACGTATCGGATAACAGGCTAATCAAATCTGACAAAATCCATTTTCATGAACCTTTGTATGCCGTTCTTTGGTCCTTTAAACATTATAGAAATTGGAGTTACTCGCTCGATGTATATTCAAAATTTAAAAAAAGAGATATCCCAGTTTTTACATTTAGAGCTTATAAAAGTTTGATTCAAAGGTACGCAAGTTACGATGCATAA
- a CDS encoding glycosyltransferase, which produces MVSYTSRITFYLGSKGLDLLTSIAQKLSPDIDIEVAGTGSPQDETKFQNMIISKGITNQIKFVGLLKGKELLNHYLNSSLFISTSRTEAFSLVILEAMSVGLPVVAFSTSGSRELLSEGKYGILVDQLDIESFATKINLLLHNKALLKHYQELSLERSQAFNAKKVMKQWIDLLGAD; this is translated from the coding sequence GTGGTTTCTTATACTAGTAGAATAACTTTCTATTTAGGTAGCAAAGGGCTGGATTTGTTAACGAGTATCGCTCAAAAATTATCACCTGACATAGATATTGAGGTGGCTGGAACGGGATCACCACAAGATGAAACAAAGTTTCAAAATATGATCATTTCCAAGGGAATAACGAATCAAATTAAATTTGTTGGCCTTTTAAAAGGGAAGGAACTTTTGAACCATTATCTCAATAGTTCGTTATTTATTTCAACATCTCGAACAGAGGCATTTTCACTGGTGATTCTCGAAGCAATGAGTGTGGGACTTCCCGTTGTCGCTTTTTCAACCTCTGGATCAAGAGAATTGCTAAGTGAAGGCAAGTATGGCATCTTGGTTGACCAACTGGATATTGAATCTTTCGCGACAAAAATTAACTTATTACTTCACAACAAAGCACTTTTAAAACATTATCAGGAACTATCATTAGAGCGCTCTCAAGCTTTTAACGCTAAAAAGGTTATGAAACAATGGATTGATCTCTTGGGAGCTGATTGA
- a CDS encoding glycosyltransferase, whose product MKEQVDPITTQFSPGGKKSILFIGMTSNRGGTETFIFNMAKLLQQNFNQEFDVYILDDTRQGISMKSDFVQLDIKIIKLNLPFGRRNHFRKNRILKSFFEERAFDLVHINANSLASVAYLGALKDLRTKIIFHSHNTSLNLNNLTQKILYYGRMPHFRHILDHSNLIKVAASDAAGKWMFHDKQFIVLPNGVNPKDYKINLDTRSSMRKSLGIPEDASVFLFVGRLEFQKYPDFGVTAFNDLLVRFPTLQGKVFLVMVGGGSLDGFLHTLSTPNKQYIKFLGVRRDVPNLMSMADFLLLPSRFEAMPFVAIEAQASGMKILQSAESRNTKGEITEGHDFPSLRDSLSVWSTFMKKMIDQRPSVLSRKRDNELIQKSPYNMSVGFVRFINEVYLGTISTEKETNF is encoded by the coding sequence ATGAAGGAACAAGTAGATCCTATTACAACTCAATTTTCCCCTGGGGGGAAAAAATCCATACTTTTCATTGGAATGACATCCAACAGGGGCGGTACGGAAACTTTTATTTTCAATATGGCGAAGTTGTTGCAACAAAATTTCAATCAAGAATTTGATGTTTATATACTCGATGACACAAGACAAGGTATTTCTATGAAGAGTGATTTTGTGCAATTAGATATCAAAATTATCAAACTCAATCTTCCCTTTGGGAGACGGAACCATTTTCGAAAAAATCGAATATTGAAAAGTTTTTTTGAGGAGCGAGCGTTTGATCTTGTTCATATAAATGCTAATTCTCTTGCTTCGGTTGCTTACTTGGGTGCACTTAAGGATTTACGGACCAAAATTATTTTTCATTCGCACAATACCTCGCTAAATCTTAATAACCTTACTCAAAAGATTCTTTATTATGGACGAATGCCTCATTTTAGACACATATTAGACCATTCGAATTTAATTAAGGTAGCTGCGAGTGATGCAGCTGGTAAGTGGATGTTTCATGATAAACAATTTATCGTTCTGCCTAATGGTGTGAATCCTAAAGACTATAAAATTAATCTCGATACAAGGTCCAGTATGAGAAAATCTTTAGGCATTCCCGAGGATGCAAGTGTTTTTCTGTTCGTAGGAAGGCTGGAATTTCAGAAATATCCAGATTTTGGAGTTACAGCTTTTAATGATTTGTTAGTGCGCTTTCCTACATTACAAGGAAAAGTTTTTCTGGTTATGGTTGGTGGAGGTTCGCTAGATGGTTTCTTACATACACTGTCTACGCCTAATAAGCAATATATTAAATTTTTAGGTGTGCGACGAGATGTGCCCAATTTAATGAGCATGGCTGATTTCTTATTGTTGCCTTCCCGTTTTGAGGCGATGCCGTTTGTCGCCATTGAAGCGCAAGCTAGTGGAATGAAAATTTTGCAGTCAGCTGAAAGCAGAAACACCAAAGGCGAGATAACGGAGGGCCATGATTTTCCTTCACTACGTGATTCACTTTCTGTTTGGTCAACTTTTATGAAAAAAATGATTGATCAAAGACCCTCGGTATTGAGTAGGAAACGAGATAATGAATTAATTCAGAAATCCCCATATAACATGTCCGTGGGTTTTGTGCGTTTTATTAATGAGGTTTATTTAGGAACTATATCTACTGAAAAAGAAACAAATTTTTGA
- a CDS encoding glycosyltransferase — MEIRENLISIIMSIYEEPFIWVIEALDSIIHQTYRNKELIIVVDNPDYYPLPQLKDKIEEMDFPIKLIINRENLGLVNSLNLGIQVAQGSYLARMDADDVMLPDRLKKEMFFLKNNQLDLVASSISSIDENDRYIKSNSIHHNLIGVQVLKLEKINNFFWHPTWLARKEVFTTLSAYRNIPSVEDYDFVARSLVCGYKLGMMKDKLVKKRANTHSISSVNEYRQFLISKIIRKNLRRGIITPEKEIQKAISVSDSIREKKRYVMAKRVIDQISLNDKFLLILKSIKFSFFISFSYYARELFIDKCKQRFLFSITRMIRY; from the coding sequence ATGGAAATTAGAGAGAACTTAATTAGTATCATCATGTCGATCTATGAGGAACCGTTTATTTGGGTTATAGAAGCCTTGGACTCAATCATTCATCAAACGTATAGAAACAAAGAATTAATCATAGTGGTTGATAACCCTGATTATTATCCGCTACCTCAATTAAAGGATAAAATAGAAGAAATGGATTTTCCTATAAAGTTGATAATCAATAGGGAGAATTTAGGTTTAGTAAATTCACTGAATTTGGGTATCCAGGTGGCCCAAGGATCTTATCTGGCTCGTATGGATGCAGATGATGTGATGCTCCCTGACAGATTAAAAAAAGAGATGTTCTTTTTAAAGAACAATCAACTCGACCTTGTAGCTTCATCAATTTCTTCGATTGATGAAAACGATCGTTATATTAAAAGTAACAGTATTCACCATAACTTGATCGGGGTGCAAGTATTAAAACTCGAAAAGATCAATAATTTTTTTTGGCATCCAACGTGGCTGGCAAGGAAGGAAGTGTTCACCACTTTATCCGCATATCGAAATATACCCTCAGTGGAAGATTATGATTTTGTGGCAAGATCTTTAGTGTGTGGATATAAACTCGGTATGATGAAGGATAAATTAGTCAAAAAAAGAGCGAATACTCACTCGATTAGTTCTGTGAATGAATACAGACAATTTCTAATTTCTAAGATTATCAGAAAAAATCTCAGACGGGGAATAATTACTCCAGAGAAAGAAATTCAAAAGGCCATTTCAGTGTCTGACTCTATAAGGGAAAAGAAACGCTATGTTATGGCTAAACGAGTTATTGATCAGATTTCACTAAACGACAAATTTCTATTAATACTCAAGAGTATTAAATTTTCTTTTTTTATTTCATTTTCGTATTATGCGCGGGAACTTTTTATAGATAAGTGCAAACAGCGCTTTCTCTTCTCTATTACTCGTATGATTCGGTACTAG